The window CCGGCCTCAGTCGCCCAACACGTCCGCGAAGTATGCGGACACGTCCAGCTCGAACGCGGGATGGTTGGGATCCGGCGCCCACAGGACGTGGTCCGTCATCACGTCCGGACGATCGTCGCCGGCGCGCCAGCGCTCGATCAGCCGCGCATCCGGATCAACGATCCAGTACTCAGGGATGCTCGCGCGCTGATAGCGCCTTCGCTTGAGCTGCCGATCGTATCGCGCGGTGGACGGGGAGATGACTTCTACGACCAGCAGCATCGCAACGATGTCATCCCAGTCGCGAAGCCGAGCGCCCGTGGCAGTTTGGTACACGAACAGATCGGGCTGGAGCACTTCGTCTTCGCCGAGCGAGAGATCGGCCGGCGAAAACAACACTCTGCCGATACGAGTCTCTCGGAGCCATGGCTCCAGTCGCGTCACGAGGCCCATGATGGCCTCTTGATGAAGTCCGCGAGGCGCCGGCGTCACAACCAGCGCACCCTCGATGAGCTCGTACCGGTTTCCGTCGTCAGGCAACGCGCGTACGCGGTCCGCGGTCCAGTGCTCGGCGGTATGTGGCATACCCATAAGGCTCTGCTCGGCGTACGGGGATGGCAAGTGCGCATGGCGCACGATCGTTCCGCCCGGATCGGCGAGCGACATCAGATTTTTTCGGGTGCGGTCGTCCTGTTGCGGAACGAGCATCTCGTTGCCTGCCCACCGTGAGGAACACCAATCGCGGGTCGCCCACCCGCGCGCCGGCGCCTAACGCCGCGGCCGACCTCGCCGCTCCGTGAGAGCCTTCGGATCACCTACGGCAGAAGCCTCAGCGATGGAACGTGAAGCGGCCTGACCAACGAAAAATGGCGGCGGTCCACCGTCAACACCTTCACGATGTCGAGTCGCTCGGCGGCCGCAACCACACACGCATCGACGAGGCCGAGCGGCGTGTCGAGATAGATGCTCATGAGATCAGCCGCCCGCTCGACATCTTCGGACGTGAGTCCCTCGAGCGTGAATTCGCCATCTGCAATCGCTCGCGTGAACGCAAGCTCGGCGTCTGCACCGATACGCCGGCCCAGGAGATAGGACACTTCGGGCAGCACAACGACCGGAACGAGAACATCTTCTCGTGACCGCTCCCACCAGGTGCGAACGCGGCTGTGCCACGCGTCGTCGCGATCGATGAGCGCGTACAAGACGCCGGAGTCGGCGAGGACTGTCAGCGATCGGGCTCCGGCCAGAGCAGTTCGTCGACCCGCTCGGATGTGTCGCTGCGCCCGCTCGCAAAGCTTCCGGCGACACTCGGTAGCCGCGACTGCGATTTGCCTGGCGTCGCGATATACAAAGCCAGGGCTTCGCGCACGACCGACGCGAAACTTTTTCCTTCGCGCCGCGCAAACTCGTGGGCTCGCCGGAGCAACGTGGCGTCGAGGAAAATGCTGGTGCGCTTCATGACATATATACTACGTTAGATATATGCCATCGGCAACGGTCGTAGCCCTCAGCCCATGAGCTCTCTCAGCCGGCCTGCGTATGCCTGGCCGACCACGAGCCGCGTCCCGTCGGTGAGCAGGGCGATGTATTCACCGTGAAACCAAGGCTGGATTTCGCGCACCCGATCGAAGTTCACGATCGTCGAGCGGTGGATTCGCAGGAAGGAGTCGCTCGGCAGGCGGGCTTCCATGCGCTTCATGCTTTCGCGGAGCACGAACACGCCGCCGCGGGCGTGCAGCCGCACGTAGTTCGCCGCTGCTTCCACCCAGTCCACGTCGCCCACGCGGACGAACTGAACCCGGCCTTCGTGCCTGACGGCGAGCCGTTCGCGGCTGGCGCGCGCCGCTCGCAGCTCGGCCACGAGTGCCAAGAGGCGCGCATCGGGCGCGGCCGCGTCGCCTAACGCCAAGCGCTCGCGGGCGCGGGCGAGGGCGGTGCGGAAGCGTTCTCGCCCAACGGGTTTGAGCAGGTAGTCGACGGCGTGCACGTCGAAGGCGTGCAGCGCGTACTCGTCGAAGCCGCTCACGAAGACGATCGCCGGCAGCCGCGCCACGTCGAGCGCTTCGATCACGTGGAAACCGTCGAGGCCAGGCATCTGCACGTCGAGGAACACGAGGTCGGGCGCATCGCGCTCGATGGCGGCGATCGCGTCGGCGCCGTTCGCACATTCGGCGAGCAATTCGACGCCGTCTTCGCTCTCGAGCAGCCGGCGCAATCGGGCGCGCGCCGGCGGCTCGTCGTCGACGATCATGATTCGGATGCGGCGTCCGGGACCCACGGCTCAGGAGACGCGGCGGCGCACGTCGGGACGGAACGGCAGCACGAGGACGGCCTCCACACCTCCGTTAGGCGGAGGCCGGTTGATCAGTTCGAGCCGGTACGCGGTGCCGTACGTCTGGCGCAAGCGCTCGCGCGTCGTGCGGAGCCCGATGCCGTCGCGGCGGCGGCCGCCCTCGCGCAGCGCCGGCAGGCCAGGGCCGTTGTCGATCACGCGGAGCCGGACGCCGCTCGGGCATCGCTCGGCGCGAACCTCGACGTGCACCGTGCCCGTGAGACGCGACGCGCCGTAGCGCACCGCGTTTTCGACCAACGGCTGCAGCACGAGATTCGGGACGAGCGTGTCCACCACGCCGGCGTCGAGCTCGATGTTCGTCGTCAGCCGGTCGCCCAGGCGGAGCCGCATGATCGCCAGATAGCGGCGCAGGAAGTCCACTTCCTCGCGCAGCGGAATTTCCTGCGCGCCGCCGGCCGCGAGGGCCGAGCGAAGCAGTTCGCCTAACGCAGACAGCATCTCGTCGGCCGCATCGACGTCGTCGTGCATCAATCCCGACACGGCGTTGAGCGCGTTGAAGAGAAAATGCGGACGGATCCTGAGGCCGAGCAGCTCGAGCTCGGCGCGATCGAGCTGCGCCTGCAGCGCCGTCGCGCGCTGGTCGCGCTCGCGGAAGCGGTCGCGATACCGGATCGCATGGAGCGCCGCGACGAGCGCGGCGCAGGCGAGCAGGTCCGATGCGGCCATGATGCCGGCGTGTCCGGCGAACGATGCGATCGCGCCGGAGGCGGCCCCGGCGAGGAATTCGGGAACCACTTGCTCGACGGCGACGATCACCAGAGTATGGAGCGCCGAGATCCCGAACACCGCCGCGAACTGCGTCGCAACCGATTCGTCGAGCGCGCGACGCAGCACCGGGAGCAGCAAGAGCCACACGTACCAGCGGGCCAGCTCCCACACGAGAATGGGAAGAAGCGACGAGGGCGTGCGGTGCGGCGCTGCCAAGTATCGCCCGAGCGCGAACAGCAGCGCCAGAACGGTTGCGACGCCGACCACTGCCCCGGCCATCCCGGCGCGCCGCGCGGTTACCCCGCGTCCCTCCAGCTGACGCCACCAGGCAACTGTGCGAATCGAGTCCGTGAGCGGCAAAGACATGGAACCACGATGACGAAGCGTTCCCCCAGCAAAATTGCACTACACGTAACGAGCCCGGACACCGGCGCATCGAAAGATTTTTTTGGTCGAGACCGCCGGATCGGTTCGGGGAACTGACGCGCACCGCGGCCTCGTCCTTCGCACAGTGGCGTACAGCGGACCGTTGTCGCCGCGTTTGGACGCGGTATCATTGATCGGTTCGGAAACGAGCGCGACCGCTCGTTGTCGTTGGGCTTTCACCCGGAGAGATGGCAGCGCATGACGGCTCAGGAAGAACGCGACCTCGGTTTCGGCAGCGTCGTCGCACGCGAGAGCCGGAAACGACTGCTCAATCGCGACGGGACGTTCAATGTCGAGCGTCGCGGGCTTGGATATTTTCAATCGCTGAGCCTGTATCACACGGCGCTCTCGATCTCGTGGCCGCGGTTTCTCGCCGCGGTCGTGAGCACGTACCTCGTGATCAACATCGCGTTCGCGTGCGCGTTCCTGTTGTGCGGACACGGCGCGCTCAACACACCGCCCACCGGAATGCCCGAGGGCAGGTTTCTCCAGGCGTTTTTCTTTTCGGTGGAGACGTTCGGCACCATTGGCTACGGCAACGTCTATCCTGTGGGGGTGCTGCCGGGCCTGGTGATGGTGGTGGAAGCGTTGACGGGGCTCCTGGTGCTGGCGATGTCGACGGGGCTCATCTTCGCGCGCTTCTCGCGTCCGACGGCGCGGATCCGGTTCAGCACCAACGCCGTGGTGGCGCCCTACCGCGGCATCACGGCGCTCATGCTTCGCATCGTCAACGAGCGCCGCAACCAGATCGTGGAAGTCGAGGCACAGGTGTTGTTCTCGCGGCGCTCCGCCGACGATGGAACGGCGCGCGTGTTCGACGAGCTCGGCTTGGAGCGGCGCCACGTCGTGTTCTTCCCGCTCGCGTGGACCATCGTGCACCCGATCGACGAGACGAGTCCGCTCTATGGCCTAACGCCGGCCGACCTGCGCGAGATGGACGCCGAGTGCCTCGTGCTGCTCAAAGGGATCGACGAGACGTTTTCGCAGACGGTGCACGCGCGTTCTTCGTACCGCGACGACGAGATCATCTGGAACGCGCAGTTCACGTCGATGTTCAACCCGCCCACGCCGGACGGAGTGGTGAGCATCGACATGGACCGGCTCGATGCCTTCGAGCGCGTGCGCACGGGACCCGCGCCGGTCGACACGGCCGCGGACTAACGGAACGTCACCCGATGGGTGGCGCGTCGGACAGGTGCTCCTGCA is drawn from Gemmatimonadaceae bacterium and contains these coding sequences:
- a CDS encoding ion channel, with the translated sequence MTAQEERDLGFGSVVARESRKRLLNRDGTFNVERRGLGYFQSLSLYHTALSISWPRFLAAVVSTYLVINIAFACAFLLCGHGALNTPPTGMPEGRFLQAFFFSVETFGTIGYGNVYPVGVLPGLVMVVEALTGLLVLAMSTGLIFARFSRPTARIRFSTNAVVAPYRGITALMLRIVNERRNQIVEVEAQVLFSRRSADDGTARVFDELGLERRHVVFFPLAWTIVHPIDETSPLYGLTPADLREMDAECLVLLKGIDETFSQTVHARSSYRDDEIIWNAQFTSMFNPPTPDGVVSIDMDRLDAFERVRTGPAPVDTAAD
- a CDS encoding PIN domain-containing protein, producing the protein MAVAATECRRKLCERAQRHIRAGRRTALAGARSLTVLADSGVLYALIDRDDAWHSRVRTWWERSREDVLVPVVVLPEVSYLLGRRIGADAELAFTRAIADGEFTLEGLTSEDVERAADLMSIYLDTPLGLVDACVVAAAERLDIVKVLTVDRRHFSLVRPLHVPSLRLLP
- a CDS encoding LytTR family DNA-binding domain-containing protein, which gives rise to MIVDDEPPARARLRRLLESEDGVELLAECANGADAIAAIERDAPDLVFLDVQMPGLDGFHVIEALDVARLPAIVFVSGFDEYALHAFDVHAVDYLLKPVGRERFRTALARARERLALGDAAAPDARLLALVAELRAARASRERLAVRHEGRVQFVRVGDVDWVEAAANYVRLHARGGVFVLRESMKRMEARLPSDSFLRIHRSTIVNFDRVREIQPWFHGEYIALLTDGTRLVVGQAYAGRLRELMG
- a CDS encoding histidine kinase, giving the protein MSLPLTDSIRTVAWWRQLEGRGVTARRAGMAGAVVGVATVLALLFALGRYLAAPHRTPSSLLPILVWELARWYVWLLLLPVLRRALDESVATQFAAVFGISALHTLVIVAVEQVVPEFLAGAASGAIASFAGHAGIMAASDLLACAALVAALHAIRYRDRFRERDQRATALQAQLDRAELELLGLRIRPHFLFNALNAVSGLMHDDVDAADEMLSALGELLRSALAAGGAQEIPLREEVDFLRRYLAIMRLRLGDRLTTNIELDAGVVDTLVPNLVLQPLVENAVRYGASRLTGTVHVEVRAERCPSGVRLRVIDNGPGLPALREGGRRRDGIGLRTTRERLRQTYGTAYRLELINRPPPNGGVEAVLVLPFRPDVRRRVS
- a CDS encoding Uma2 family endonuclease; translation: MSLADPGGTIVRHAHLPSPYAEQSLMGMPHTAEHWTADRVRALPDDGNRYELIEGALVVTPAPRGLHQEAIMGLVTRLEPWLRETRIGRVLFSPADLSLGEDEVLQPDLFVYQTATGARLRDWDDIVAMLLVVEVISPSTARYDRQLKRRRYQRASIPEYWIVDPDARLIERWRAGDDRPDVMTDHVLWAPDPNHPAFELDVSAYFADVLGD